From Mucilaginibacter gotjawali:
GGCTCATGTTGGCCAAAAAGTTCGATTTGGCTATAGTTGCCCCTTCGGCCTGGTCTTTTGCAGCAGACAGCTCTATTTGCGAGGATTGTAATTGCTCGCTTTGTTTAATCAGCCTTAATTTATCTTTTTCATGGCTTCTTTTCAAAAAACTGATTAACAAACCGGCATATAAAATATTGGATAATGCAGAAGATATGATGTCAGCTTCTTTTTGGGCCTTGCTCTTAACTGGGATCGTCAAGCCGGGAAAATGCTTTTCGAGATAGTAACAAGCAAAAAAAACAATCATTAAAAACGCAATAAAAAAAAGGTGGTATTTGCGCTTTAGCAAAATAATGATCAGTACTACTAAAAACACCCCTGAGAGAACAGAAGACCCTTCAATGCCGCCATTAAAAAACCATCCGGGAATAAAAGCGAGGATTCCAAGGGTAATAAAACCGATGGACATATTTTCTTTATAAGCCACATACCTGCTCCTGTAAAAAGCAAGTGCGCAAAAACTGCCTATAAATAGTTCAACAAAAATCAGCAGGATTGGAAACCCTAATAAGATGTTATTAATAAGACCTGTTAAAAGGCTAAATCCTAACAAAAGGCATATGGCATTGAAAAGCTTATTTTCCAATGATAATTCCGGATTGTCAAATCCAACAAAATGACTAATTTTTTCTACCAGTTTCATTAAGTTCCTTTTTAACAAATTTTATTGGTGTGCATTAACACTTTATTAAAAAATTCGCCCCTAATTAGCTGCAATAGATGGCGAATAGATTAATTGTCAATAATTTGCTATTACTATAAAAAAATACAATTTTTTATTACCAGGCCATTATGGGGTTAAGGTTAAAATCGGCTGTTGATGCCGGGATCGTGTTGTGCCTGTTCCAATCCTCAATATCAATCAGGCCTGGCATGGTTTGATAGTGCCGTTCGTCTTTTGAACATTTAACAATATATCCTATATCATCAACCAGGGAGATGACAGGCCGTGCACCGCACTCTTTACACAGCTTACAATAAATCGATCCCGGAATATTTACATAACCCTTCATAATACCTTTTTACGATGCTTTCCAGCAAGAAGTTGCTAAAAATCAGGCATTTTATCAAAGCAATTGAAAATATGACATTTATCTAAGAATTGCTACAGAACCGGCTATGGGTTTTTTCCCGTTTTTCAGATCGATAACATAATAGTAAGTCCCGGCCGATAGCTTTTTGCCATTAACGGTACCATCCCAGGCTTTGGGGTAGTTAACGGAGTTATAAACCAACGCACCATACCTGTTGTAAATGGAGATTGTACAACCTGGATATGACTGCAATGCGCTCACATTCCACACATCATTTATCCCGTCGCCATTAGGGGTAAAGGCGTTCGGAATAGTAACGATGCACTGACCAGGGGGGCTAAGGGCAATAGCTATGGCATTTGAGGTAACTGAAGGGTTTATGATGCATTTGCCTGTACTTAATAAAATACAGGTAACAACACTCCCATCTGCCAGGCTGGTTGTTGTAAATGCCGGCTGATCAGTTCCCACATTAAGCCCGTTAACCTGCCATTGGTATGATGGGTGTACATCCGGGCTAAATGCTATGGCATTAAATGTGATTGCCGTTCCGGCACAAACAGGGCCATTTGCCGATGAAGTGATCTTTACAGATGTGGCTATGGGCGGATCCATAACAAAACTAACCGGGTTTGAAACAGCAGTTGCGCTGGTAACACATACGGCATCGCTGGTTAATTTGCAAGTGATGATATCGCCATTGTTTAAACTGTAACTGGTAAATTGCGGTGTGCCGGCGCCTGCATTTTGCCCGTTAACCTGCCATTGATATTGAGGGTTTGTGCCGCCATTGGTTACGGTTGTTGTAAAAGTTACAGCGTTTCCCTGGCAATCGTCGGCCGAAGATGGTGAAATGGTAATGGCGGGCACAACTGCATCGGTTACGGTTAATGTTTGCCTTGCCTGCGACGTACCATCACTGGCGACTATATCCGCTACCCCGGGGCCATTAATGTGCACCTTACCCGCAACAATGGTAGCCACTGCCTGGTTACTGCTGGTATAGGTAATGGGGCCGCCGCCTGTAGCGCCAGGGTCAAAATCGGCATCGCAAACAGTTTTCGCCGGTATTGGGTTAAACACAACCGAAATTTCCAGAATCTGTATATTAATAACAAAACTGCTGCTCCCACCTGTATTATAAGCGGTAATGGTATAGTTTTCGGGCGGAGACGAGAAAGTGGGCGTGCCGCTGATTAAACCAGTTGTGGCATCGAAGACCAGGCCAGTTGGCAGCGACTTATCGATGCCATAGCCGGTAATAGTAACTTTCCTTATCAGGTTATTGCCCTTATCAGCTACAAATAAAAAATTTCGTGTGGGATCAACCGCTAAACCCAAAGGGTGAAAGAAAGTAGCAGAAGAACCAACGCCATCATTATTGCCACCATAGCCGCCTTCTCCCGCAAGTGTTTTCACCAGCCCGGTAGCATCTACTTTCCTGATCCTGTTGTTATAGCTATCACTGATATAAATATTGCCAATGGGGTCAGCAGTTATTCCGTTCGGGCCAAAAAACAAAGCAGATGTTCCGCTACCGTCAGCAAATCCTGGCCTGCCACTGCCTGCGATAACTTTTGGAAAGGAGGCGGGCATATTCAACTCAACCTGATCGGTATTACCAAAATAAAGATTGCCGTTTGCATCTGCCGCCATAAATGCCAGGCCGGCATCAAAAGTTACCGGGGGAGCGCCACCGTTTAACACCGCAAAAGTGCTTACTTGCCCGCTGGCATCTATCTTTCTAATAGTGCTATTACCCCTGTCGGCAATATACATATTCCCGGACGGGTCAAACACAAGGCCTTCCGGGTTATAAAAGGTTGCAGTTGCCTTAGGCCCGTTATTTGTTCCCTGGCTGCCTGTTCCGGCAAAAGTGCTTACTACTGCTGTTGGGGTAATCTGCCTGATGATGTTATTCGTAAAGTCGCTTACATATAAATTTTGACCGCCATCTATCGCCAGTTGGAATGGGTCATGAAATGTTGCAGTATTGCCGGGGCCGTTTATTTCGCCCGGGGTACCGGTTCCGGCAAAGGTGGAAACCAAGCCGGATGGGTCCATCTTCCGGATATCATTATTGATTGTTTCAGAAATAAATAAATTTCCTGCCCGGTCAAATACCAGGCCTGCAGGGCCGCCAAAGGTTGCTTTTGTACCCACCGCATTATGATTACCCAATGCGGAACTTCCGGCAACCGTTGTAACCTGCCCGTAAACATTGGCAGGCACTGCTCCCCCTGAATTAGTTGGAGACAAGGGCGATATCGCGTTATTCACATAATAGGTTTGGGGTGTTTGGTAAGTAATGTTTGGCGGCGCGGGCAGCGCGCCATTGTTTCCGTTTACCGTAATATTTACAACAGTGCTGCTATTTCCTGCAGCGTTAAAGGCCGTAATGGTATAATTGGTTGATGGAGACTGTACCGTGGGGGTGCCACTGATGATGCCTGTGGTAGCATCAAAAGTTAAACCGGCCGGCAATGCCTTATCAATTTTATAGCCCGTTACCGCTATTTTTCTGATAATGAAGGTACTTACATCACCCACATAAACATTACCCATATTATCCGCAACTATTGAGCCCGGGTAGCTGAAAGTGGCGTTTTGCGCAATTCCATCAATTGCACCACTTTGACCGTTACCGGCCAGCGTTGAAACAAAACCCTGGGGAGAAATCTGCCGAACAACGTTATTTTTCTCATCAGCTACGTATAAAGTTCCATAAAAATCGGTGCTGATCCCGGTCGGGTGGTTAAAACTTGCGGCGGCTCCCTGCCCGTCATTTGCACCGGGCATGCCACTCCCGGCAAAAGTACTGACGTTGCCTGAAAGCGTGACCGCCCTGATCAGGTTGTTCCCGGCATCGGCCACAAACAAATTTTGCGAGTTATCAAATGTCAATGCGGTTGGGGCGTTAAAAGTTGCGTTGGCCCCGTCATTGGCCCCTGTTACCCCTGCAGTGCCCGCTAATGTAGATACATTACCATTTGGCGTGATCTTACGGATAAGGTTATTTCCCTGGTCGGCTACATAAACATTGCCTGCATTATCCACGGCTACGCCGGTTGGCGAATTAAAGGTGGCATTAATTCCATTAGCAAACCCGGCAACATTAGCCTGCCCGGCCAGGGTAGAAACAGTTCCACCCGGCGTTATTTTCCTGATCAGATCGTTGAATGAATCGGCCACGTAAACATTTCCGTTTTTATCAACCGCTACCCCCTGCGGCAATTCAAATGTTGCAATGGTTGATGGGCCGTCTTTCGCACCGTACTTTCCGGGCAACCCCGCCAGCGTAGTTACAACGGCTGCAGTTGTTATTTTTCTGATCAGGTTATTGTTATAATCACCCACGTAAATATTGCCGTTTACATCAGCACCTAACCCCAATGGCGCCGAAAAACTTGCATTTGTTCCAGTATTGTTTACCAGTCCTGCTTTGCCTGTACCGGCAAAAGTGATCACCTGGCCATAGTGGTTCGGCGGTACTGCGCCGCCGGTATTTTTGGGCACTAATGGAATAATGGCTGCGTTTACCTTATATGCCTGTGGTGTTTGATAGCTGATATTGGGGGCTGTTAAAAAGAAGTTTGGATTATTTACGGCATATCTGATTTCAGGATGGGGAATATACAGCGTTTGAGAAAAGGCAGTCCCCGCCTTAAAATAAAATAAGACAAATAGGAATACGCTAAGAACACGCTTATTGCTGTTCATATACTGCTTTAGTAAACGAATTAAAGAAATGACGGTTTATTTAGCTCTCAAGACAAAGCTAATATAACTTATATATCAGCATTTTCAACGGCCGGGCAATACTATTTTAACCATTAAAAATCAAATTCCTTATTTACCAGGTTTAATAGAGTGATACGCAATAATAAATTTTGCGGTTGCCTGCGCCCGTTAAATTAGCGGAACCGTAGCCGGGCATCTTCACACACGTCCCGCTCCCGCGTTTTCTGGCACCTTAATTGCCTTAACAATTATACATTTAGATAAAATCAATTACTATGAAAAAGCACTTGTTAAGATTAATCGCCCTGCTGATATTTGCTTCAGCTATTTCCAGCTGTACTGTCGAATATCGTCAGCGCCACATGCACCATGATAATGGCCGTCGCGACAATGACCGTCATGATCACAATTAGCAGCAAGTCCAAAATTGAATTGTAAACAGTACAATCGATCGCGTATTTCCGAATAATCACTATAATTAAAAAAGCTTCTGTCAACGCAGGAGCTTTTTTAATTATAATAATATCAATTTGCTTTTTTTGTCACCAGCACCCAATCAACCAATACTTTTGCCTGCCCGGCTTTTATGATATCAACAGTCGACCGGGATATGCCAAAATATGGTTCCTTTATTCTGTTTACGCCATTTGGATAACCTCCGCCCAAAGCAAAATTAAGAATGATGAATTTAGCGTTGTCAAATGCATAACGACCATAATGTTCAACCTTAGCACGCGTTACTGAATACGTGACGATACCATCAACCTTAAAAACAAGGCTATTGGCCGACCAGTCTACTGAGTAAACATGCCATTGGCTGACATCTGTGCCCTTTGGAAAAAAGTACCTGTATGTAAGCGGGGTGTTACCGAAATACTTTGGCCCATGGAGTGCATTGCTGAACCAGGTTGGATCGCCAACGGTTTCCATTATATCAATTTCGCCGCAGTCGGGCCATTCACCGTTCCCCAATGCCCAAAATGCCGGCCATAAACCAGCGCCGCCGGTCATTTTCATGCGGGCCGAGGCTGTACCGTAAGTAAACTCCATTTTATGCTGCGTATTGATTCTGCCTGATAAAAAATCGTATTTTTTATTTTCATTACTGATATAACCGGGATGATAGATCGCTTTGATCAGCAATGCGCCGTTTTTGGCACCATCAGCTGCAGCTCCTTTTACCAGTGAAAGCGTACTTGCTGAATCAACGTAGGCCTGCTGCTCCTCGTTTACTGTATTGCCGGTAATCTCAACATTCCATTTTGTACGATCGAGCGTGTTTTCATTGAAATCTTCAAAAAAAACAGTATCGGTTTTAGTATTGCTTTGCTGTGCTTTAGCTATGTTAAATATCAAAACACAAGCTATCGCGGTGAGACGGAGAATTTTCATGAAAATTTATAATTGGTAACTTAAAATAGAATATGTAAACATAAATATTTTAGTTTGCGTCAACGAAGTTTTTTTAAAACGATATCTAATCACCATATTTCAACACGTACCCTGCAATCTGCAAAATAGTCGGTAACCTAACCGGCTATTCAGCATCTAACCATTAATCATCATCACAATTATTGAAATGAAACTCAGCATAAACAATATATCCAAACGGTACAATAAGGAAAAGTATGGCCTGAAAGACTATACATTAACCATTGAAAATGGCATCCTGGGCTTATTGGGACCTAATGGCGCAGGCAAATCAACTTTAATGAAGATTATTGCCACCATCAGCCAGCCAACCAACGGCACCATTGAATTAGATGGCCATGATATCCAAAAAGATCCGGATTTTATCCGCAAAATGCTTGGTTACCTGCCGCAGGATTTCGGCGTTTATGCCAACCTGAATGCCTACGAGTTTTTAGAATACATTGCCGCCATGAAAGGTGTTGGCGGCCCCGGATTACGAAAGCGGATTGAAGCATTGCTGGAAGGTGTAAACTTAATTGAAAGTGCCCGGCTACCAATAGGCGCCTACTCAGGGGGAATGAAACAGCGCATCGGTATTGCACAGGCTTTACTTAACGACCCTAAAATTTTAATTTTTGATGAACCGACTGTAGGCCTTGATCCTGAAGAGCGGATGCGTTTCAGAAATCTGATAGCTGACCTGGCGCAAAACAGCATTATTATTTTATCATCACACATTGTATCGGACATTGAAACCATTGCGGATGAGGTAGCCATTATGCAGTCAGGCATACTCATCGCCAGGGGAACACAGCATGAAGTGATCAAACTGGTGGAAGATAAAGTGTTTGAAACGCTGCTTGACAACGCAGAATTGAGCGATTTTAAAGCAAAAAACCTGGTAGTGAATACCAGCCGCCAAAAAGATAAAGTTTGGGTGAGATACATCAGCAACGATGCTGCCAGCGGATCAAAACCGACCCCTGCCTCGCTTGAGGATGCCTACCTTTTTATAACCCATAAAAACAATTAACATGGACGCCTTTTATAAGATCGTTATTTCCGATTATAAACAGCGTACCCGTAGCTACGCCTTTTTGGTTACACTTGCCATCAGCTTATATTTTGCCTATGCTTTTTTGCCCGCCGCTAACGCCGCATACACTACGGTACGCATAGGAAACTACACCGGCGTTCAAAATGCCGCATGGATAGGTTATGTAACCGCCATGATGACCAGCGTATTTTTGGCGATGACCGGGTTTTACCTGGTAAACAGCGGGATAAAAAAAGATATAGATACCGGTGTGGGAGAAATTGTGGCTACTACCCCCATCAGCAATTTCAATTACCTTTTTGCCAAGGCATGCAGCAATTTTTTGGTATTGCTGAGTATTACAGGCTGTGTGTTTGCAATGAGCATAGCACTGTTTTTTATACGATCAGCAGGATACCCGTTTGACCTGTCTCAGTTGATGTTGCCATACCTGCTCGTTACGTTACCAACCATATGCTTTGTTGCTGCTTTAGCCGTAGCCGGCGAGGTGTTTTTACACAGGTATACCATATTGATGAACATTGGTTACTTTTTCTTTTTCTGTGCCATGGGATCATTACAGGCCAGCACCACAGGTTCATTTGATCTTTTTGGCAATAAACCTGTTACCACTGCCATGCAGGCATCTGTAGCGCGCCATTCCGGGGAAACCAACCTGGCTTTATCCATGGGTTTTAATTTCAGCGATAAAAGGGACTTTCACTCTTTTATTTTTAACGGGGTTGACTGGACGATTACCGGCATTTTGAGCCGGCTGCTATGGATAGGCCTTGGACTGCTAATCATATTTATTTCGGCAAAATTCTTCCATCGTTTTGATATCAAACAAAAAGTAAAAACGAAAAAGAAATCAAGATCAGCCGAAGTAATTTTACACGCACAACCACTGCATGACATCAAACTTTCAGAACTGCCGCCGGTTACGCCGGCATATGGTATTATGCCATTTGTAAAAACAGAGCTGTTAATGCTTTACCGCAAAGGCCCCCGATGGCTTTGGATCATCAATATCGGCGGCATGATAGCATTGTCATTTGCACCTCTGGTCGTTGCTCACCAAATGATCCTGCCCTGTCTTTGGTTTTTGCAGGTTGCACGATGGTCAGACCTGGCTACCAAAGAGAAAACCAACCGCATCCACTATTTTACATATGCATCCTACAAGCCATTAACCCGTTTATTGCCCGCGCAAATGATGGCAGGTATCATCATCGCAATGGCTTTAGCCTCGCCCCTGGTAAT
This genomic window contains:
- a CDS encoding T9SS type B sorting domain-containing protein encodes the protein MNSNKRVLSVFLFVLFYFKAGTAFSQTLYIPHPEIRYAVNNPNFFLTAPNISYQTPQAYKVNAAIIPLVPKNTGGAVPPNHYGQVITFAGTGKAGLVNNTGTNASFSAPLGLGADVNGNIYVGDYNNNLIRKITTAAVVTTLAGLPGKYGAKDGPSTIATFELPQGVAVDKNGNVYVADSFNDLIRKITPGGTVSTLAGQANVAGFANGINATFNSPTGVAVDNAGNVYVADQGNNLIRKITPNGNVSTLAGTAGVTGANDGANATFNAPTALTFDNSQNLFVADAGNNLIRAVTLSGNVSTFAGSGMPGANDGQGAAASFNHPTGISTDFYGTLYVADEKNNVVRQISPQGFVSTLAGNGQSGAIDGIAQNATFSYPGSIVADNMGNVYVGDVSTFIIRKIAVTGYKIDKALPAGLTFDATTGIISGTPTVQSPSTNYTITAFNAAGNSSTVVNITVNGNNGALPAPPNITYQTPQTYYVNNAISPLSPTNSGGAVPANVYGQVTTVAGSSALGNHNAVGTKATFGGPAGLVFDRAGNLFISETINNDIRKMDPSGLVSTFAGTGTPGEINGPGNTATFHDPFQLAIDGGQNLYVSDFTNNIIRQITPTAVVSTFAGTGSQGTNNGPKATATFYNPEGLVFDPSGNMYIADRGNSTIRKIDASGQVSTFAVLNGGAPPVTFDAGLAFMAADANGNLYFGNTDQVELNMPASFPKVIAGSGRPGFADGSGTSALFFGPNGITADPIGNIYISDSYNNRIRKVDATGLVKTLAGEGGYGGNNDGVGSSATFFHPLGLAVDPTRNFLFVADKGNNLIRKVTITGYGIDKSLPTGLVFDATTGLISGTPTFSSPPENYTITAYNTGGSSSFVINIQILEISVVFNPIPAKTVCDADFDPGATGGGPITYTSSNQAVATIVAGKVHINGPGVADIVASDGTSQARQTLTVTDAVVPAITISPSSADDCQGNAVTFTTTVTNGGTNPQYQWQVNGQNAGAGTPQFTSYSLNNGDIITCKLTSDAVCVTSATAVSNPVSFVMDPPIATSVKITSSANGPVCAGTAITFNAIAFSPDVHPSYQWQVNGLNVGTDQPAFTTTSLADGSVVTCILLSTGKCIINPSVTSNAIAIALSPPGQCIVTIPNAFTPNGDGINDVWNVSALQSYPGCTISIYNRYGALVYNSVNYPKAWDGTVNGKKLSAGTYYYVIDLKNGKKPIAGSVAILR
- a CDS encoding glycoside hydrolase family 16 protein, giving the protein MKILRLTAIACVLIFNIAKAQQSNTKTDTVFFEDFNENTLDRTKWNVEITGNTVNEEQQAYVDSASTLSLVKGAAADGAKNGALLIKAIYHPGYISNENKKYDFLSGRINTQHKMEFTYGTASARMKMTGGAGLWPAFWALGNGEWPDCGEIDIMETVGDPTWFSNALHGPKYFGNTPLTYRYFFPKGTDVSQWHVYSVDWSANSLVFKVDGIVTYSVTRAKVEHYGRYAFDNAKFIILNFALGGGYPNGVNRIKEPYFGISRSTVDIIKAGQAKVLVDWVLVTKKAN
- a CDS encoding ABC transporter ATP-binding protein → MKLSINNISKRYNKEKYGLKDYTLTIENGILGLLGPNGAGKSTLMKIIATISQPTNGTIELDGHDIQKDPDFIRKMLGYLPQDFGVYANLNAYEFLEYIAAMKGVGGPGLRKRIEALLEGVNLIESARLPIGAYSGGMKQRIGIAQALLNDPKILIFDEPTVGLDPEERMRFRNLIADLAQNSIIILSSHIVSDIETIADEVAIMQSGILIARGTQHEVIKLVEDKVFETLLDNAELSDFKAKNLVVNTSRQKDKVWVRYISNDAASGSKPTPASLEDAYLFITHKNN